The Streptomyces racemochromogenes DNA segment CCAGCCGGGCCGCGCGCCGCATGAGCAGCACGGGCAGCGCCACGAGCAGCAGCGGGACCAGGCCGACGGGTGCGGGCACCCCGGAGAGGGTCTCGTAGCGGACGAGTTCGGTGCCGTGGGCCATCAGCCACAGCCCGGCGGCGAGGTGCAGCGCGCCGCCGGGTCCGCTGTCCGGGTAGGGGGAACTGATCCACAGCACGATCACGAGCACGGCGAGGAAGCCGAGCCCCAGTCCGGCGGCCACGGCGCCGCCCAGCACACAGGCGGCGGCCGCCGGTGAACGGCGCCGCGCGGCCGCGTGCCGTGGGGCCTCCTGCAACGGCGTCCCGCGTTCGGTCACTTGGGTCACGTGGCCATGGTGCCCTCGACACGCGCTATGCCCTGGTAACGACCGATTGTCCGTTGTGTCGTCCAAGATACGTTTATGTACTTTATTGCCCAGAGCAGCCGTGTCGCGGGGAGAGTGGCATGACACAAGACGTCGAAGCGTCCTCCGGTTCGGAGCTGGGCCTCCCGTCCCCCAAGGAGCGCCGGTGGCTGCGCGAGTCGGGCGGGCTGACGTACGAGGAGGTCGCGGCGGAGGTCGGCGTGACCGCGACCACCGTCCGCTCCTGGGAGTGCGGCCGCACCGAGCCCCGCGGGCGCACGCGCGAGGCGTACGCGGGGCTCCTGGACCGGCTCGCGGCCGCCGGGTCCAAGGCGCCGGTACGGCCCGTGGCCGCGGGCCCGCCCACCCACCGGCCCCGGACCGCCGGCAAGCGCTCCGCGAAGCCGGCGCCGCACCGCGACCGCCCGGCCCCGCGCGAGGCCGCCCCGGGCGACCCGGCCCCGCAGGGCGCCCCCGCCGAGACCGCCGCCGGTCCGGCCCCGGGCGGACCGGCGGGCGGCGGCGACGGCACCGCCGCGGCCCGGATGCCCGGGCGGCCCGTCACGGACGCCGCCGCCCACGGCGACCCCCACCGGGCCCCCGGCAGCGACGCCGAAGCCCCGGCAGCAGCCACCCCCGGCACCCCCGCGGGCCCCAGCACCCCGGCCACTCCCGCGGACGCCGGAGCCCCTGCCACTCCCGGCGCCCCCGCGGGCCCCGCCGCCCCGACCCCACCCGCCCCGGCCGCGCCCCGCACCACCGGGCCCGCCTCCCCGACGGAGCCGGCCCCGCCCCCCGGCGCGCCCACGGACCCCCGCGGCACCACCGCCCCGGCCGGGCCCCGCCCGCACCCGGCCGCCCCCGCCGCCACCGGGCCCGCCCCCCAGGACCCGGCCGACGCCCAGCCGGCCCCGGCCCCCGGCGCGCCCACGCACCCTGGCGCCCCGGCCGCCCCCGCCGCCACCGGGCCCGCCCGCCAGGACCCCGCACCGGCCCACACCCCTGAGGAACCGTTTCCGCAGATCGGTCCCGCCCCGGAGCAGGACCCCGCCCCGCCGGGCCCGCCGTACGGGCCCCGCCCGAGACCCCCGCGGGACGCCGTCGAGGCCTTCGACGCCCTCTACGACCACGCCGCGGCCGCGCTCGTCCGCCAGACCTACCTGCTCACCGGCCGCCGCTCCCTCGCCCTGCACGCCGTCGAGGTGGCGTTCCGTCAGGCCTGGGGCCGCTGGCCCGAGGTGGCCACCGACCGGGACCCCGTCGGCTGGGTGCGCTCGGCGGCCCACGAGTACGCCCTCTCCCCCTGGCACCGGTTCCGCCGGGCCCACCGCCGCCCCGACAAGCCCCCGGCCGACACCGCCGACCGGATCCTGCTGGAGGCCCTCCTCGCGCTGCCGCCGGTACACCGCCGCACGGTGCTGCTCTACGACGGCGTCGGCCTCGACCTGCCCGACACCGCCGCCGAGACCGAGGCCAGCACCCCGGCCACCGGGCACCGCCTGCTGCGCGCGCACGCCGAACTGGCCCGCCGGATCCCCCTGCCGGCCGGGGCGACGCCCGAGCGACGGTCGGCCATGCTGCGCGAGCGGCTCGGCGCGGTACGGCCCGCCGTGTCCCTGGAGCCGCGCCCCGCGGCCACGGTCCGCGCCGTCAGCGAGCACCGGGCCCGGCGGCTGTCGCGGGCCGCGCTCGTCCTGACGGCGGTCATCGCCGCCTCGACGGGGTACACCACCGTCACCGCCCCGGACCACTACGAGCCGCCCGTCGCCCCCGGCGCCAGCGTCTCCGGCGTCCCGCCGCTGAGCGGCCCCCCGAGGCTCACCGAGACGAGCCGGTACCTCCAGGACAAGCTCCGCGCCGACCCGGCCGCCGGCCCCCACCGGCTCCACCCCCGGCTCGAATGAAAAAAGGGCGTGGCCCGCACCCCGAAGGGTGCGGGCCACGCCCTCACGACCGTCCTGCCGACGCCTACTTGGCGCCTTCGAGGATCTCGCGCGCCAGCTTGGCCGTCTCGGTCGGCGTCTTGCCGACCTTGACGCCGGCGGCCTCGAGGGCCTCCTTCTTGGCCTGCGCGGTGCCGGAGGAGCCGGAGACGATGGCGCCCGCGTGGCCCATGGTCTTGCCCTCGGGGGCGGTGAAGCCCGCGACGTAACCGACGACCGGCTTGGTGACGTTCTTCGCGATGAAGTCCGCCGCACGCTCCTCGGCGTCGCCGCCGATCTCGCCGATCATGACGATGAGCTCGGTCTCCGGGTCGGCCTCGAAGGCCTCCAGGGCGTCGATGTGCGTGGTGCCGATGACCGGGTCGCCACCGATGCCGACGGCGGAGGTGAAGCCGATGTCGCGCAGCTCGTACATCATCTGGTAGGTCAGCGTGCCGGACTTGGACACGAGACCGATCTTGCCGGGCTTGGTGATGTCGCCCGGGATGATGCCGGCGTTGGACTGGCCGGGGGTGATCAGACCCGGGCAGTTCGGGCCGATGATGCGGGTCTTGTTGCCCTTGGCGGTCGCGTACGCCCAGAAGGCGGCGGAGTCGTGCACCGCGATGCCCTCGGTGATGACGACGGCCAGCGGGATCTCGGCGTCGATGGCCTCGACGACGGCGGCCTTGGCGAAGGCCGGCGGGACGAAGAGGACGGAGACGTTGGCGCCCGTCTTCTCCATCGCCTCGGCGACGGAGCCGAAGACCGGGACCTCGGTGCCGTCGAAGTCGACGGTCGTGCCGGCCTTGCGCGGGTTCACGCCACCGACGATGTTGGTGCCGTCAGCCAGCATCAGCTTGGTGTGCTTCATGCCCGTGGCACCGGTCATGCCCTGGACGATGACCTTGCTGTCCTTGTTGAGGAAGATAGCCATGTGAGTCTGTGACCTCTGCCCTTACTTCGCAGCCGCGAGCTCGGCGGCCTTGTCGGCCGCACCGTCCATGGTGTCCACGCGCTGCACCAGCGGGTGGTTGGCGTCCGAGAGGATCTTGCGACCCAGCTCGGCGTTGTTGCCGTCGAGGCGGACGACCAGCGGCTTGGTGACCGCCTCGCCCCGGTCCTCGAGCAGCTTCAGCGCCTGGACGATGCCGTTGGCGACCTCGTCACAAGCGGTGATGCCACCGAAGACGTTGACGAACACGGACTTGACGTCCGGGTCGCCGAGGATGATCTCGAGGCCGTTGGCCATGACGGCGGCGGAGGCGCCACCGCCGATGTCGAGGAAGTTGGCGGGCTTGACGCCACCGTGGTTCTCACCGGCGTACGCGACGACGTCCAGGGTGCTCATGACGAGACCCGCGCCGTTGCCGATGATGCCGACCTCGCCGTCGAGCTTGACGTAGTTGAGGCCCTTCTCCTTGGCGGCGGCCTCGAGCGGGTTCGCGGCCGCGTGGTCCACGAACTCCTCGTGGGACGGCTGGCGGAACTCGGCGTTCTCGTCGAGCGAGACCTTGCCGTCGAGCGCGATGACGTCACCGGAGGCGACCTTCGCGAGCGGGTTGACCTCGACGAGGAGCGCGTCCTCGGCGATGAAGGTCTTCCACAGGGTCACGAGGACCTCGGCGACCTTCTCGGCGACCTCGGCCGGGAACTTCGCCAGCTCGACGATCTCGCGGGCCTTCTCGATGGTCACGCCCTCGTTGGCGTTCACCGGGACCTTGGCGAGCTTCTCCGGGGTCTCCTCGGCGACCTGCTCGATGTCCATGCCGCCGGCGACCGAGGCCATGGCCAGGAAGGTGCGGTTGGTGCGGTCCAGGAGGTAGGAGACGTAGTACTCCTCCAGGATCTCCGGCGCGGTCTCGGCGATCATCACCTTGTGGACCGTGTGGCCCTTGATGTCCATACCGAGGATGTCCGTCGCGCGGGCGACGGCCTCGTCGGGGGTGGCGGCGAGCTTCACGCCACCGGCCTTGCCACGGCCGCCGACCTTCACCTGGGCCTTGACGACCGACTTGCCGCCCAGCTTCTCGGTGGCCTCGCGAGCCGCCTCAGGCGTGTCGATGACTTCACCGGCCAGCACCGGTACACCGTGCTTGGCGAAGAGGTCCCTCGCCTGGTACTCGAACAGGTCCACGCGCGTCCGTCCCTTGTCTTCAAAGATTCGCAGTGATTCGCGGTTGTCTGCTATCTGCGTGGGCGTGCCGCGGAGGGCAACGTGACGGCGCTGTCACTAGGAAGGCGCACACGGTGACCGTGGACGCGGCATGTCCGTCTCGCAGGTTATCCCCGTGGGACGTGGGTCCCTAAATCAGGGATCACACCTGAGCGGTGATACCTGTCACAGATCGCCTCACGGTTGAACTGCGTCTTCGTGCGATCCGCCGAGGGCGTGACCTTCAGGTGACCGGGAGGGGGCGCTTCTCCAGCGCGGCCGCCATCACCTCCGGGAACAGGCCGGGGGTGCAG contains these protein-coding regions:
- the sucD gene encoding succinate--CoA ligase subunit alpha, which encodes MAIFLNKDSKVIVQGMTGATGMKHTKLMLADGTNIVGGVNPRKAGTTVDFDGTEVPVFGSVAEAMEKTGANVSVLFVPPAFAKAAVVEAIDAEIPLAVVITEGIAVHDSAAFWAYATAKGNKTRIIGPNCPGLITPGQSNAGIIPGDITKPGKIGLVSKSGTLTYQMMYELRDIGFTSAVGIGGDPVIGTTHIDALEAFEADPETELIVMIGEIGGDAEERAADFIAKNVTKPVVGYVAGFTAPEGKTMGHAGAIVSGSSGTAQAKKEALEAAGVKVGKTPTETAKLAREILEGAK
- the sucC gene encoding ADP-forming succinate--CoA ligase subunit beta; translated protein: MDLFEYQARDLFAKHGVPVLAGEVIDTPEAAREATEKLGGKSVVKAQVKVGGRGKAGGVKLAATPDEAVARATDILGMDIKGHTVHKVMIAETAPEILEEYYVSYLLDRTNRTFLAMASVAGGMDIEQVAEETPEKLAKVPVNANEGVTIEKAREIVELAKFPAEVAEKVAEVLVTLWKTFIAEDALLVEVNPLAKVASGDVIALDGKVSLDENAEFRQPSHEEFVDHAAANPLEAAAKEKGLNYVKLDGEVGIIGNGAGLVMSTLDVVAYAGENHGGVKPANFLDIGGGASAAVMANGLEIILGDPDVKSVFVNVFGGITACDEVANGIVQALKLLEDRGEAVTKPLVVRLDGNNAELGRKILSDANHPLVQRVDTMDGAADKAAELAAAK
- a CDS encoding helix-turn-helix domain-containing protein codes for the protein MTQDVEASSGSELGLPSPKERRWLRESGGLTYEEVAAEVGVTATTVRSWECGRTEPRGRTREAYAGLLDRLAAAGSKAPVRPVAAGPPTHRPRTAGKRSAKPAPHRDRPAPREAAPGDPAPQGAPAETAAGPAPGGPAGGGDGTAAARMPGRPVTDAAAHGDPHRAPGSDAEAPAAATPGTPAGPSTPATPADAGAPATPGAPAGPAAPTPPAPAAPRTTGPASPTEPAPPPGAPTDPRGTTAPAGPRPHPAAPAATGPAPQDPADAQPAPAPGAPTHPGAPAAPAATGPARQDPAPAHTPEEPFPQIGPAPEQDPAPPGPPYGPRPRPPRDAVEAFDALYDHAAAALVRQTYLLTGRRSLALHAVEVAFRQAWGRWPEVATDRDPVGWVRSAAHEYALSPWHRFRRAHRRPDKPPADTADRILLEALLALPPVHRRTVLLYDGVGLDLPDTAAETEASTPATGHRLLRAHAELARRIPLPAGATPERRSAMLRERLGAVRPAVSLEPRPAATVRAVSEHRARRLSRAALVLTAVIAASTGYTTVTAPDHYEPPVAPGASVSGVPPLSGPPRLTETSRYLQDKLRADPAAGPHRLHPRLE